A genomic stretch from Maledivibacter sp. includes:
- a CDS encoding histidine phosphatase family protein: MAKLYITRHGQTEWNLEGRMQGQKDSKLTALGEQQGAWLGERLNNDEIDIIISSSSGRAVRTAEIIRGKRNIEIIPNDNLREIHLGQWEGQLHKDIEKYWLEEHRNFWKFPHLYKPLGGETFLQVLDRVSNEVEKIISKYEGKNVLIVTHAVVLKALITYLENKNLEDFWSGAFMHSTCLNIVEIKKESRDFILQGDISHYKVEEKVI; this comes from the coding sequence ATGGCAAAGTTATATATAACGAGACATGGGCAAACAGAATGGAACCTAGAGGGTAGAATGCAAGGACAGAAAGATTCAAAACTTACAGCATTAGGGGAACAACAAGGGGCATGGCTTGGAGAAAGATTAAATAATGACGAAATAGATATTATTATTTCAAGTTCAAGTGGAAGGGCAGTTAGAACAGCTGAAATTATTAGAGGAAAAAGAAATATTGAAATAATACCCAATGATAATCTTAGAGAAATACATCTTGGACAATGGGAGGGTCAGTTACATAAGGACATTGAAAAATATTGGTTAGAAGAACATAGAAACTTTTGGAAATTTCCTCATTTGTATAAACCTTTGGGAGGAGAAACATTCCTGCAAGTCTTAGATAGAGTAAGTAATGAAGTAGAAAAAATCATTTCTAAATACGAAGGTAAAAATGTCTTAATTGTTACCCATGCGGTTGTGTTAAAGGCACTTATTACATATTTAGAAAATAAGAATTTAGAGGATTTTTGGAGTGGAGCTTTTATGCATTCTACATGTTTAAATATTGTAGAGATTAAAAAGGAGAGTAGAGATTTTATTCTACAAGGAGATATATCACATTATAAGGTTGAAGAAAAGGTAATATGA
- the spo0A gene encoding sporulation transcription factor Spo0A — translation MKEKIKILIADDNKDFCDILYEYLSKQEDLEIIGVAKDGIEAIDILSQSTPDVMILDIIMPHLDGLGVLERMHSLDIPRIPKVIILSAVGQDRITQKAINLGADYYVVKPFDFEVFIKRIRQLMGNNESSVERRRPLNDYSFSNLDKQPKNVSIEAEITNIIHEIGVPAHIKGYLYLREAIGMVVENIEYLSAVTKELYPNIATKFNTTPSRVERAIRHAIEVAWSRGKIDTINRLFGYTVHNGKGKPTNSEFIAMVADKLRIEQMIG, via the coding sequence GTGAAAGAAAAAATAAAGATTTTGATCGCAGACGATAATAAAGATTTCTGCGATATTCTGTACGAATACTTAAGTAAACAAGAGGATTTAGAGATTATAGGTGTTGCTAAGGATGGTATAGAAGCTATAGACATTCTATCACAAAGCACACCGGATGTTATGATTCTAGATATTATTATGCCTCATCTGGATGGGTTGGGTGTTTTAGAGAGAATGCACTCCTTAGATATACCAAGGATTCCTAAAGTTATAATTCTTTCTGCTGTTGGACAGGACAGGATTACCCAAAAAGCCATAAATCTTGGTGCCGATTATTATGTAGTAAAGCCTTTTGATTTTGAGGTCTTTATTAAGAGAATAAGACAATTAATGGGAAATAATGAAAGTAGTGTAGAGAGAAGAAGACCATTAAATGATTACAGTTTTTCAAATCTTGATAAACAGCCTAAAAACGTTTCTATAGAAGCAGAAATCACAAATATAATTCATGAAATTGGAGTTCCAGCCCATATAAAGGGATATTTATATCTTAGGGAAGCTATCGGAATGGTTGTTGAGAATATAGAGTATCTAAGTGCAGTTACTAAAGAATTATATCCTAATATAGCTACAAAATTTAATACTACACCAAGTAGAGTAGAGAGAGCAATCAGACATGCCATAGAAGTTGCTTGGAGTAGAGGAAAGATAGATACAATAAATAGATTATTTGGATATACAGTACATAATGGTAAAGGCAAACCAACAAATAGTGAATTTATCGCTATGGTTGCTGATAAGCTTAGGATAGAGCAGATGATTGGTTAA
- the spoIVB gene encoding SpoIVB peptidase, with product MKLKYKRIITLSILLFSFSFIFFNIARFLYYPTEINVFEGEGKVLNIKYPFKVTYSEDDEIVEISVAKDNELNKNQIKIIPLKKGRANLQIKLLGVLPIKNLSVDVFPKLKVMPGGSSIGVKLNTKGVLIVGLEEIEGIDNKKYNPGYDGGLRIGDNIIEINNQKVKNADHVIELINKNKGNEIKVKAKRNKSVFNCKITPVKSKVYNDYKIGLWVKDKTAGVGTLTFFDPKSNIYGALGHAISDAETGKILPVGKGEILKSRVVSIKQGKRGKAGEIRGIFLETAEPLGALEKNTNFGIYGTMYKEMKNPIYDNPIEIAMQNDIKLGPAKILTTTDDNDVKEYDVIIEKINLQRKISNKSMIVRIVDKDLLKKTGGIVQGMSGSPIIQDGKLIGAVTHVFVNDPTKGYGIFIEWMLKESGIPSSNRRFRKAS from the coding sequence TTGAAACTTAAATACAAAAGAATAATAACCCTTTCAATACTACTTTTTTCCTTTAGTTTTATTTTTTTCAATATAGCAAGATTTTTATATTATCCAACGGAAATAAACGTTTTTGAAGGTGAAGGAAAGGTTTTGAATATAAAGTATCCCTTTAAAGTCACCTATAGCGAAGACGACGAAATCGTAGAAATATCTGTGGCGAAGGATAATGAGCTAAATAAAAATCAAATTAAAATAATACCTCTTAAAAAGGGCAGAGCCAATCTTCAGATAAAATTATTAGGTGTATTGCCTATCAAAAATTTATCAGTTGATGTATTTCCTAAGTTAAAAGTAATGCCAGGAGGAAGTTCAATAGGAGTAAAGCTGAATACTAAAGGGGTATTAATAGTAGGATTAGAGGAAATTGAAGGTATAGATAATAAAAAATATAATCCTGGATATGATGGTGGTCTGAGAATTGGGGATAATATAATAGAAATAAATAATCAGAAAGTAAAAAATGCAGATCATGTCATTGAACTCATCAATAAGAACAAGGGAAATGAAATAAAGGTGAAAGCTAAAAGAAATAAAAGTGTTTTCAATTGCAAGATCACTCCTGTTAAAAGTAAGGTCTACAATGATTATAAGATTGGACTTTGGGTGAAGGATAAAACAGCTGGGGTAGGAACATTAACGTTTTTCGACCCAAAATCAAATATATATGGGGCATTAGGCCATGCTATATCCGATGCTGAGACGGGTAAAATTTTACCCGTGGGAAAAGGAGAAATCTTGAAATCAAGGGTAGTTTCTATAAAACAAGGAAAAAGAGGAAAAGCAGGAGAAATAAGAGGTATATTTTTAGAAACAGCAGAGCCTCTAGGGGCATTAGAGAAGAATACGAATTTTGGAATATATGGAACAATGTATAAGGAAATGAAGAACCCAATATATGACAATCCTATTGAGATTGCAATGCAAAATGACATTAAGTTAGGGCCAGCAAAAATCCTTACAACTACTGATGATAATGATGTTAAAGAATATGATGTTATAATTGAAAAAATAAATTTACAAAGAAAAATAAGCAATAAAAGTATGATAGTCAGAATAGTAGATAAAGATTTACTCAAGAAAACCGGAGGAATAGTTCAAGGAATGAGTGGAAGTCCTATTATACAGGATGGTAAACTAATTGGGGCTGTGACCCATGTATTTGTAAATGATCCTACAAAGGGATATGGAATATTTATAGAGTGGATGCTAAAGGAATCAGGAATACCATCTAGTAATAGAAGATTTAGAAAGGCAAGCTAA
- the recN gene encoding DNA repair protein RecN has translation MLLELNIENFVLIENVNINFTEGFNVLSGETGAGKSIVIDAISIALGGKSNKNYVRTGKQKAVIQIVFAFNDERLKRLLDEYGIDCEDNIIILNREIFGTGKSISRINGRIVQLAFAKKVAKMLIDIHGQHEHQSLLYTENHLHMLDLFGNEVLLKDLEMVKRKYNELKEIERKLESIDQNDKERERRIDLIKFQIEEIDSCNLKIGEDTDLSREFDLLKNSEEIFSIVHDSYDRISAGLNDNQSITSALSEILANFEKIANFDDAIMDFNKDLQDIFYRLQDIATDMRLYGENITYDSEALFEVEKRLDTINNLKRKYGNTIEEILEYREQLYNELKELEDSANTIKTLKGKIEIIKKEFIEISNRLSLQRKKIAKNFESKMIQELKDLNFENAEFKVSITPYLHKDNGLYFTKYGIDKVEFLISTNPGEPLKSLSKVASGGEMSRIMLAMKVILAKIDNIGTLIFDEIDTGISGKTANVVGEKIALISKTHQTICITHLPQIAVMADSHMFIEKIVSNNETKTLINKLDTKDRINEISRLIGGNQITELTLNHAKEMLNMADNIKKNIAS, from the coding sequence ATGCTCCTTGAACTCAATATTGAAAATTTTGTTTTAATTGAAAATGTTAATATTAATTTTACCGAAGGCTTTAACGTATTATCAGGAGAAACTGGAGCTGGAAAATCTATTGTTATAGACGCAATAAGCATAGCATTGGGGGGCAAATCTAATAAAAATTACGTTAGAACTGGAAAGCAGAAAGCCGTAATACAAATCGTTTTTGCCTTTAATGATGAAAGGCTTAAGAGACTCCTTGATGAATACGGAATTGATTGTGAAGATAATATTATTATATTAAATAGAGAAATCTTCGGAACTGGCAAAAGTATTTCTAGGATAAATGGTAGAATAGTTCAATTAGCCTTTGCAAAGAAAGTTGCAAAGATGCTCATAGATATACATGGACAACATGAACACCAATCCCTTTTATATACTGAGAATCATCTGCATATGCTGGACTTATTTGGGAATGAAGTGCTTTTGAAGGATTTAGAAATGGTTAAAAGAAAATATAATGAATTAAAAGAGATTGAAAGAAAATTAGAATCCATTGATCAAAATGATAAGGAAAGAGAAAGAAGAATAGATTTAATAAAGTTTCAGATTGAAGAGATAGATTCTTGCAATTTAAAAATCGGTGAGGATACTGACTTATCTAGGGAATTTGATTTGCTTAAAAATAGTGAAGAAATATTTTCAATTGTTCATGATAGTTATGATAGAATATCCGCTGGCTTAAATGATAATCAATCTATAACAAGTGCTTTATCGGAAATTTTAGCAAATTTTGAGAAAATAGCAAATTTTGATGATGCCATAATGGACTTTAATAAAGACCTTCAAGATATATTCTATAGATTACAAGATATTGCAACTGATATGAGACTATATGGAGAAAACATTACCTATGATTCAGAGGCTTTATTTGAAGTAGAAAAAAGACTTGATACCATAAATAATTTAAAAAGAAAATACGGAAATACTATCGAGGAGATATTAGAATATAGAGAGCAATTATATAATGAACTTAAAGAGCTAGAGGATAGTGCCAATACCATAAAAACTTTAAAGGGAAAAATTGAAATCATTAAAAAGGAATTTATAGAAATAAGTAATAGATTAAGTCTTCAAAGAAAGAAGATAGCTAAGAATTTTGAAAGTAAAATGATTCAGGAATTAAAGGACTTAAATTTTGAAAATGCTGAGTTTAAAGTTAGTATAACTCCATATTTACATAAAGATAATGGCCTATATTTCACAAAATACGGTATAGACAAGGTTGAGTTTTTGATATCAACTAACCCTGGAGAACCATTGAAGTCATTATCAAAGGTAGCTTCTGGTGGTGAAATGTCTAGAATTATGTTGGCCATGAAGGTTATATTGGCAAAAATTGATAATATAGGTACATTGATATTTGATGAAATAGATACAGGTATAAGTGGGAAAACTGCTAATGTGGTTGGAGAAAAGATAGCACTTATTTCTAAAACCCATCAAACAATTTGTATTACTCACCTGCCTCAGATTGCAGTAATGGCTGATAGCCATATGTTTATAGAAAAAATTGTTTCAAACAATGAAACAAAAACACTTATAAATAAACTGGATACTAAGGATAGAATAAATGAGATATCTAGGCTAATTGGTGGTAATCAAATAACTGAGCTAACCCTAAATCATGCCAAAGAAATGCTTAACATGGCCGATAATATAAAGAAAAATATAGCATCTTAG
- a CDS encoding arginine repressor yields the protein MKYSRHAKILEIIENHEVETQEELAEFLKQNGFNVTQATVSRDIKELRLIKVLTKTGQYKYAAIKQQDSMISDRLIKIFRDSVLAIDYSGNIIVLRTLSGAANAAAEAIDVLGLKGITGTIAGDNTIFILVSETVDKNEIIAEFNKLIR from the coding sequence ATGAAATATTCAAGACATGCAAAAATTCTTGAAATAATCGAGAATCATGAAGTTGAAACTCAAGAAGAGTTAGCAGAATTTTTAAAGCAAAACGGTTTTAATGTTACACAAGCAACAGTATCTAGAGATATTAAAGAACTTAGATTAATTAAAGTTTTAACAAAAACAGGACAATATAAATATGCTGCCATAAAACAGCAGGATAGTATGATATCTGATCGTCTTATAAAAATATTTAGGGATTCAGTCTTAGCTATTGACTATTCCGGAAATATTATTGTGCTAAGGACTCTTAGTGGGGCAGCTAATGCTGCGGCTGAAGCTATTGATGTTTTGGGACTAAAGGGAATAACAGGTACAATAGCAGGGGATAATACAATATTTATATTGGTAAGTGAAACTGTTGATAAAAATGAAATAATCGCTGAATTTAATAAATTGATAAGATAG
- a CDS encoding TlyA family RNA methyltransferase produces MEKKVRIDMLLVDRNHFDSREKAKKALMAGIVYVNNLLIDKPGMKVDHDADIQIKGKALPYVSRGGLKLEKAINRYGMDFTNKICMDVGASTGGFTDCMLQNGASKVYSVDVGYGQLDWKLRQDERVVSMERTNIRYVKPEEIEDEIDFASIDVSFISLRIVLPVVKKLLKPKGEIIFLIKPQFEAGRDKVGKKGVVRDKGVHREVIERILNFAIELGLTINGLTFSPIKGPKGNREFLAYVSNKPPIEALDVEKLAYDVVEKAHDELS; encoded by the coding sequence ATGGAAAAAAAAGTCAGAATAGATATGCTGTTAGTGGATAGAAATCATTTTGATTCCCGTGAAAAAGCTAAAAAAGCTCTTATGGCAGGAATAGTTTATGTTAATAATTTACTTATAGACAAGCCTGGGATGAAGGTGGACCACGATGCAGATATTCAAATAAAGGGGAAAGCCTTACCCTATGTTAGTAGAGGTGGGCTTAAGCTTGAAAAGGCAATAAATAGATATGGTATGGATTTCACTAATAAGATTTGTATGGATGTTGGAGCATCCACCGGCGGATTTACCGACTGTATGCTTCAAAATGGAGCTTCAAAGGTGTATTCTGTAGATGTGGGCTATGGACAGCTAGATTGGAAATTGAGGCAGGATGAAAGAGTAGTATCTATGGAAAGAACCAATATACGCTATGTGAAGCCCGAAGAAATAGAAGATGAGATAGATTTTGCATCAATAGACGTGTCCTTTATTTCATTAAGGATAGTATTACCCGTTGTAAAAAAGCTATTAAAGCCAAAGGGAGAAATAATATTTTTAATAAAACCACAATTTGAGGCGGGCCGAGATAAGGTTGGAAAGAAAGGTGTAGTAAGGGATAAAGGTGTACATAGGGAAGTTATCGAAAGAATACTGAATTTTGCTATTGAATTAGGATTAACTATAAATGGATTAACCTTTTCTCCCATAAAGGGACCAAAGGGGAATAGAGAATTTCTTGCATATGTTTCTAATAAGCCCCCAATTGAAGCCTTAGATGTCGAGAAGTTGGCCTATGATGTGGTAGAGAAAGCCCATGATGAGCTAAGCTAG